One Oscillospiraceae bacterium genomic region harbors:
- a CDS encoding cobyrinate a,c-diamide synthase: MLQLVLAAPRSGSGKTTAACALLAALQARGEYPCAFKSGPDYIDPMFHRSVLGVESHNLDLFFSTPATVRRLYAQNAAGHGAAVVEGAMGYYDGLGGISATASAWHLADTLGLPVLLVVRPKGASLTLAAELRGLMAFRTPHHLAGILLNDCSETLYKLLAPMLEKETSLPVIGYLPPLPEAAIESRHLGLKTAGEIADLQNKIKILSDAAQKTIDWPHFSALLDCPAPAAAPRNVPPANVRIAVARDAAFCFTYAETLEALQEKGAELCFFSPLEDTALPPNIGGLYLPGGYPELYAVQLATNTAMRSAVKTAVESGLPTVAECGGFLYLGQTLEDADGKTYPMAGVLPGQGVKIGHLVRFGYAALTSNADSMLFAAGETLPIHEFHHWDSTANGTDFTAVKTNGRSWACGFANAHLYAGFPHLYWAGTPLPQRFVTAACRYIKEEP, encoded by the coding sequence GTGCCTTTAAATCGGGGCCGGATTATATTGACCCGATGTTCCACCGCTCTGTGCTGGGCGTGGAAAGCCATAACCTTGACCTGTTTTTCTCCACCCCGGCTACGGTGCGCCGCCTGTACGCCCAAAACGCGGCAGGCCATGGCGCGGCGGTGGTGGAAGGCGCTATGGGCTATTACGACGGCCTGGGTGGCATCAGTGCCACCGCCAGTGCTTGGCATCTGGCGGACACGCTGGGTCTGCCGGTGCTGCTGGTGGTGCGGCCCAAGGGTGCCAGCCTGACCCTGGCGGCCGAGCTGCGGGGGCTCATGGCGTTCCGTACACCGCATCATCTGGCGGGCATACTGCTCAATGATTGCAGCGAAACTTTGTACAAACTGTTGGCCCCGATGTTAGAAAAGGAGACCAGCCTGCCGGTGATAGGTTACCTGCCGCCGCTGCCGGAGGCTGCCATCGAGAGCCGCCACCTGGGGTTGAAAACCGCAGGGGAGATTGCAGACCTGCAGAATAAAATAAAAATTTTGTCGGATGCTGCACAGAAAACCATCGATTGGCCGCACTTTTCCGCCTTGCTTGATTGCCCCGCGCCTGCCGCGGCCCCGCGCAACGTGCCCCCGGCTAACGTGCGTATTGCTGTGGCGCGGGATGCCGCGTTCTGCTTTACTTACGCCGAAACACTGGAAGCTTTGCAGGAAAAAGGCGCGGAGCTGTGCTTTTTCAGCCCCCTGGAGGATACGGCACTGCCCCCCAATATCGGCGGCCTGTACCTGCCGGGCGGCTACCCGGAACTGTACGCCGTCCAGCTGGCAACCAACACCGCCATGCGCAGCGCCGTAAAAACGGCTGTGGAAAGCGGCCTGCCTACGGTGGCCGAGTGCGGCGGGTTCCTCTACCTGGGCCAAACGCTGGAGGATGCGGACGGCAAAACCTACCCCATGGCGGGTGTTCTGCCCGGGCAAGGCGTAAAAATTGGCCATCTGGTGCGGTTCGGCTATGCCGCACTGACCTCCAACGCCGACAGCATGTTGTTTGCGGCAGGGGAGACCCTGCCGATCCACGAGTTCCACCACTGGGATTCGACCGCCAACGGCACGGACTTCACCGCTGTCAAAACCAACGGTCGCAGCTGGGCCTGCGGCTTCGCCAACGCACATTTGTATGCGGGATTTCCGCACCTGTACTGGGCGGGCACACCCTTGCCGCAACGCTTTGTGACCGCGGCCTGCCGCTATATAAAGGAAGAACCATGA